From Chionomys nivalis chromosome 21, mChiNiv1.1, whole genome shotgun sequence, a single genomic window includes:
- the Phaf1 gene encoding phagosome assembly factor 1, which yields MLDLEVVPERSLGNEQWEFTLGMPLAQAVAILQKHCRIIKNVQVLYSEQSPLSHDLILNLTQDGIKLLFDAFNQRLKVIEVYDLTKVKLKYCGVHFNSQAIPPTIEQIDQSFGATHPGVYNSAEQLFHLNFRGLSFSFQLDSWIEAPKYEPNFAHGLASLQIPHGATVKRMYIYSGNSLQDTKAPVMPLSCFLGNVYAESVDVLRDGTGPSGLRLRLLAAGCGPGVLADAKMRVFERSVYFGDSCQDVLSMLGSPHKVFYKSEDKMKIHSPSPHKQVPSKCNDYFFNYFTLGVDILFDANTHKVKKFVLHTNYPGHYNFNIYHRCEFKIPLAVKKENASGQTETCTTYSKWDNIQELLGHPVEKPVVLHRSSSPNNTNPFGSTFCFGLQRMIFEVMQNNHIASVTLYGPPRPGAHLRTAELP from the exons GAATGCCCCTGGCTCAGGCAGTGGCCATTCTTCAGAAGCACTGTCGCATCATCAAAAATGTCCAGGTTCTCTACAGTGAGCAG tcTCCTCTAAGCCATGACCTCATCCTTAACCTGACTCAGGACGGGATCAAACTACTGTTTGATGCTTTCAATCAGAGACTTAAG gTGATTGAAGTTTATGACTTGACAAAAGTAAAGTTAAAATATTG TGGAGTGCATTTTAACTCTCAGGCCATCCCTCCTACCATTGAGCAAATTGACCAGTCTTTTGGCGCAACACACCCTGGAG TGTACAACTCTGCTGAGCAGCTCTTCCACCTCAACTTCAGAGgactgtctttctcttttcagctAGACTCGTGGATAGAGGCTCCCAAGTACGAG CCCAATTTTGCCCATGGTCTAGCTTCTCTTCAAATACCCCATGGAGCGACTGTAAAGCGAATGTACATCTACAGTGGAAACAGCCTCCAGGACACCAA GGCTCCTGTGATGCCCCTGAGCTGTTTCCTGGGGAATGTATATGCTGAAAGTGTGGATGTTCTTCGAGATGGAACTGGACCCTCAGGATTGCGGCTTCGCTTGCTCGCTGCAG GTTGTGGACCTGGAGTATTAGCAGATGCCAAAATGCGAGTATTTGAGCGCTCAGTGTATTTTGGCGATTCTTGCCAGGATGTCCTTAGCATGCTTGGCTCTCCACACAAGGTCTTCTATAAATCCGAGGACAAG ATGAAGATTCACTCTCCTTCCCCTCATAAACAAGTTCCATCCAAGTGCAATGACTACTTCTTTAACTATTTCACTCTTGGAGTG gacatcCTCTttgatgcaaacacacacaaagtgaagaAGTTTGTCCTGCATACCAACTACCCTGGGCACTATAACTTTAACAT TTACCaccgctgtgagttcaagatcccACTAGCCGTAAAGAAAG aaaatgCAAGTGGTCAGACCGAAACATGCACAACCTACAGCAAG TGGGACAACATCCAGGAGCTTCTGGGCCATCCTGTGGAGAAGCCTGTTGTCTTGCACAG GTCCTCATCCCCAAACAACACCAACCCATTTGGCTCCACATTCTGCTTTGGTCTTCAGCGGATGATCTTTGAG GTCATGCAGAACAACCACATTGCCTCAGTGACCCTGTATGGCCCCCCTAGGCCTGGTGCCCACCTGAGAACAGCAGAACTGCCCTAA
- the B3gnt9 gene encoding UDP-GlcNAc:betaGal beta-1,3-N-acetylglucosaminyltransferase 9, producing MKRRLRRCRDAWLTLLLSATLGLLLYVQRDGAAPKTRAPSARGQSPRPTPGLRARAPHNTASAAPLAYEDDTPVPPTPTGPFDFGRYLRAKDQRRFPLLINQPRKCRRDGASGGPPDLLIAVKSVAADFERREAVRQTWGAEGRVQGALVRRVFLLGVPRGAGSGSAGTRTHWRALLETESRAYADILLWDFEDTFFNLTLKEIHFLAWATAFCPDIRFVFKGDADVFVHVRNLLQFLESRDPAQDLLAGDVIVQARPIRARASKYFIPKAVYGLPVYPAYAGGGGFVLSGATLRRLAEACTQVELFPIDDVFLGMCLQRLRLTPEPHPAFRTFGIAQPSAAPHLRTFDPCFYRELVVVHGLSAADIWLMWRLLYGPQGPVCAHPQPVATGPFQWDA from the coding sequence ATGAAGAGGAGGTTGCGCCGCTGCCGGGACGCGTGGCTCACGCTACTGCTCAGCGCCACCCTCGGCCTCCTGCTCTACGTGCAGCGTGACGGGGCAGCCCCCAAaaccagagcaccatcagctcgAGGACAGTCCCCGCGGCCCACTCCTGGTCTCCGAGCACGCGCGCCCCACAATACCGCCAGCGCCGCCCCTCTGGCCTACGAGGACGACACCCCGGTGCCGCCCACCCCTACGGGCCCCTTTGACTTCGGCAGGTATCTGCGCGCCAAGGATCAACGGCGCTTCCCGCTGCTCATTAACCAGCCGCGCAAATGCCGCAGAGACGGCGCCTCTGGCGGCCCGCCCGATCTGCTCATCGCGGTCAAATCTGTGGCCGCCGACTTCGAGCGGCGGGAAGCCGTACGCCAGACTTGGGGTGCCGAGGGTCGCGTGCAGGGGGCCCTCGTGCGCCGAGTGTTCTTGCTGGGAGTGCCCAGGGGCGCTGGCTCTGGCAGTGCGGGCACGCGGACGCACTGGCGCGCCCTGCTGGAAACTGAGAGCCGCGCTTATGCAGACATCCTGCTCTGGGATTTCGAAGACACTTTCTTTAATCTAACGCTCAAGGAGATTCACTTTTTGGCTTGGGCCACAGCTTTCTGTCCAGACATACGCTTTGTTTTTAAGGGCGATGCCGATGTGTTCGTGCACGTGAGGAACCTGCTGCAGTTCCTCGAGTCGCGGGATCCGGCACAAGACCTTCTTGCCGGTGATGTGATTGTGCAGGCAAGGCCAATCCGCGCAAGAGCCAGCAAGTACTTCATTCCCAAGGCTGTGTATGGGCTGCCGGTTTACCCGGCCTATGCCGGGGGTGGCGGCTTTGTTCTTTCCGGAGCCACGCTCCGCCGCCTAGCAGAGGCCTGTACACAGGTTGAGCTCTTTCCCATTGACGATGTCTTTCTGGGCATGTGCTTGCAGCGCCTGCGGCTCACACCTGAGCCTCATCCAGCCTTTCGCACCTTTGGCATTGCTCAGCCATCAGCTGCACCGCATCTTCGCACCTTTGACCCCTGTTTCTACCGAGAACTGGTGGTAGTGCATGGGCTATCTGCAGCTGACATTTGGCTTATGTGGCGCTTGCTGTATGGGCCTCAGGGGCCAGTCTGTGCACATCCACAGCCTGTAGCAACAGGTCCGTTCCAATGGGACGCTTAA
- the Tradd gene encoding tumor necrosis factor receptor type 1-associated DEATH domain protein produces MAAGQNGHEEWVGSAYLFLESSLDKVVLSEAYTDPQKKAAIYKALQTALSESADSPDVLQILKIHCSDPQLVVQLRFSGRLLCGRFLQAYREGALRTALQRCMAPALAQEAVRLELELRAGAEQLDPLLTDEERCLNYILAQKPDRLRDEELAELEDEFRKLTCDRTDSSEALQVDSAASKSPVPSLVEEKSLPAACHTFLFHGQPVVNRPLNLQDQQTFARSVGLKWRRVGRSLQSSCRALRDPALDALAYEYERDGLYEQAFQLLSRFIQAEGRRATLQRLVEALEENELTSLAEDLLGLA; encoded by the exons ATGGCAGCGGGGCAGAATGGGCATGAAGAATGGGTGGGCAGTGCATACCTGTTTCTGGAGTCCTCCCTGGACAAGGTAGTTCTGTCTGAAGCCTACACAGATCCCCAGAAGAAGGCGGCAATATACAAGGCGCTGCAGACTGCGCTGTCAG AGAGTGCGGACAGCCCTGATGTACTGCAGATACTCAAGATCCACTGCAGCGATCCGCAGCTCGTCGTGCAATTGCGGTTCTCCGGGCGCCTGCTTTGCGGCCGGTTCCTTCAAGCTTACCGCGAGGGGGCGCTGCGCACCGCGCTGCAGAGGTGCATGGCCCCGGCACTTGCCCAGGAAGCGGTGCGACTGGAATTGGAGTTGCGTGCTGGGGCAGAGCAGCTGGACCCTTTGCTGACCGACGAGGAGCGgtgtttaaattacattttagcCCAGAAG CCGGACCGGCTCCGTGATGAGGAACTCGCAGAACTGGAGGATGAGTTTCGCAAACTGACGTGCGACCGCACTGACTCGAGTGAAGCCTTACAGGTTGATTCAGCCGCATCAAAGTCCCCAGTTCCCTCTCTGGTCGAGGAGAAGTCACTGCCGGCGGCCTGTCATACTTTTCTGTTCCATGGTCAGCCCGTAG TGAACCGGCCACTAAATCTGCAAGACCAGCAGACGTTCGCGCGCTCAGTGGGTCTCAAATGGCGCAGGGTAGGGCGCTCACTGCAGAGTAGCTGTCGAGCACTGAGGGATCCTGCCCTCGACGCGCTGGCCTATGAATACGAGCGAGATGGGCTATACGAGCAGGCCTTCCAGCTGCTAAGCCGCTTCATACAAGCCGAGGGCCGTCGTGCCACGCTGCAGCGCCTGGTGGAGGCGCTGGAGGAGAACGAGCTCACcagtcttgcagaggatctgCTAGGCTTGGCCTAG
- the Fbxl8 gene encoding F-box/LRR-repeat protein 8 — MVEPGEKLPEEVLALIFRDLPLRDRAATARVCKAWAAATSSSAVWRDTSISCDSELEDLLPPYLYACLDHIHNLRLEYEPSKKPSRRAATELLRALADRAPGLRGLRLECCGEKPLFDAGGDVLSAVHAVCGAAHQLRHLDLRCLPYTLDDTLVLQAARDCPELRSLFLDNHALVDNVQPSSVLKLLEACPHLRALGLHLASLSPEALELLAAPHRAPFALLALRCACPEDARAPLLPDEAWATLRCRHPGLEVELELEPALPDEAVTRVLQPAVPVAVLRLNLSGDTVGPLRFAACHYAETLRALEVRASASTELHTALEEVAARCAGLREIHCFCVVRPSVLDAFRAHCPRLRSYTLKLKREPHPWRPTLVR; from the exons ATGGTGGAGCCCGGAGAAAAACTGCCAGAGGAAGTGTTGGCGCTCATCTTCCGCGATCTGCCTCTCAGAGACCGGGCTGCAACCGCCAGAGTCTGCAAGGCCTGGGCTGCGGCCACCAGCAGCAGTGCTGTGTGGCGTGACACCAGCATCAG TTGTGACAGTGAGCTGGAAGACTTGTTGCCACCATATTTGTACGCCTGCCTGGACCACATTCACAACCTACGGCTGGAATATGAGCCATCAAAGAAGCCCAGCCGCCGAGCAGCCACTGAGCTACTGAGGGCTCTTGCCGACCGAGCCCCAGGACTTCGAGGCCTACGATTGGAATGCTGCGGAGAGAAGCCGCTTTTCGACGCCGGCGGCGACGTCCTGAGTGCTGTGCACGCAGTCTGCGGAGCCGCTCACCAACTGCGCCACCTCGACCTGCGCTGCTTGCCCTACACACTAGACGACACGCTGGTGCTTCAGGCTGCACGTGACTGTCCCGAGCTCCGTAGCCTTTTCCTGGACAACCATGCACTAGTGGACAACGTGCAGCCCAGCTCTGTGCTCAAGCTTTTGGAGGCTTGCCCGCACCTGCGAGCCCTTGGACTGCACCTGGCCAGTCTGTCGCCTGAGGCGCTGGAACTGCTGGCCGCGCCACATCGCGCCCCTTTTGCACTCCTGGCATTGAGGTGCGCGTGCCCCGAAGATGCTCGTGCGCCCCTCCTGCCTGATGAAGCCTGGGCGACACTGCGTTGCCGCCACCCTGGGCTGGAggtggagctggagctggagcctGCGCTTCCAGACGAGGCCGTAACGCGCGTCCTGCAACCAGCCGTACCAGTGGCTGTGCTGCGTCTCAACCTCTCGGGTGACACGGTAGGGCCCCTGCGCTTCGCAGCGTGCCACTACGCCGAAACTCTGCGCGCCCTCGAGGTGCGCGCGTCCGCTTCCACCGAGCTGCACACCGCTCTGGAGGAGGTGGCGGCGCGCTGCGCGGGCTTGAGGGAGATACACTGCTTCTGCGTGGTGAGACCCTCGGTACTGGACGCCTTCCGCGCGCACTGCCCGCGCCTGCGCAGCTACACCCTCAAACTAAAGCGTGAGCCGCATCCCTGGCGGCCCACGCTGGTGCGGTGA